Proteins encoded together in one Methanobrevibacter sp. V74 window:
- a CDS encoding ABC transporter permease → MLFKKMLRDIRKHKTQFLSIFLMAFLGVFVFSGVGGESIGLEVNIDNYYEDTNLADGWIYSMGINDLFLYQVEYLGATNQMERQYVVDSAADFKNDPDVTLHFVENNTISKFFLLEGKPLDINDKNGVWLDKSFADAKNLKVGDKISFTFEGHKIKKEIRGLGYSPEYVYHASSSSIIPDFDKIGFAYLSYKAFPGDNISYNVLEVKFDGDSDTYEKLLEYRLDGYYSSFVDRSEHTSVAQFADEIDQHKMMGDLFPVVFILIAMLILLTTMRRIITHQRNQIGILKASGFSNISIILHYISYGFWLVLIGAILGLILGPMTLPPLFHPSMSSTYIMPYWDPAWSMSFVYVAALMVIMSLAVSYYSVNSISSEKPADTIRPKMPKVSSSGFVEKFSFWKRLSFNARWNYRDAKRNKSRGLMTIIGVMGCSALLVCAFGMYDGANDLKEWEFSHINHYGSKLVIDEDTTASEVDEIADKVNGDKIMESAIEIQSDSAKKSGSLLVLNGTDLITPTDVNWDKIKIDDDEVSISQKMANLLDVDVGDTIKWHIMGSDKWVKIKIDKIHADPISQGLIMSAEKLKDLDINYTATSILTSEPVDEKYDGVKAANTMEDMTSSYDSLMSAMWLLIYILIFFASLLAVVVLYNLGLLSFTEIEREIATLKVLGFKTRALRKLLLTQNLWFTAIGFIFGLPVGYFILDAMWKSSGDSFFIVPSISITNFLLSAIITFALSIIVNLMFSSKIKNLDMVESLKSGE, encoded by the coding sequence ATGCTTTTCAAAAAGATGTTAAGAGACATCAGAAAACATAAAACCCAATTTCTTTCTATCTTTTTAATGGCTTTTTTAGGAGTATTTGTATTTTCAGGTGTTGGTGGTGAATCAATAGGTCTTGAAGTTAATATTGATAACTACTATGAAGATACCAATCTGGCTGACGGTTGGATTTATTCAATGGGTATTAATGATTTATTTTTATATCAAGTTGAGTATCTGGGTGCAACTAATCAAATGGAAAGACAATATGTTGTCGATTCGGCAGCCGATTTTAAAAATGATCCTGATGTTACTCTGCACTTTGTTGAAAATAACACTATTTCAAAATTCTTTTTGCTCGAAGGAAAACCATTGGATATTAATGATAAAAATGGTGTATGGTTGGATAAGAGTTTTGCCGATGCTAAAAACCTGAAAGTTGGAGATAAAATTTCTTTTACATTTGAAGGTCATAAAATCAAAAAAGAAATTAGAGGTTTGGGATATTCTCCAGAATACGTTTACCATGCTTCATCATCTTCAATTATCCCTGATTTTGACAAAATTGGTTTTGCTTATTTATCTTATAAGGCATTTCCTGGAGATAACATTTCATATAATGTTTTGGAAGTTAAATTTGATGGAGATTCAGATACATACGAGAAGTTATTGGAATATAGATTAGATGGATATTATAGTTCTTTTGTTGATAGGTCTGAACATACAAGTGTAGCTCAATTTGCTGATGAAATAGACCAGCATAAAATGATGGGGGATTTGTTCCCTGTTGTATTTATTCTAATTGCAATGTTGATACTTTTAACAACAATGAGAAGGATTATTACTCATCAAAGAAATCAGATTGGTATTCTAAAGGCTAGTGGATTCAGTAATATTTCAATTATTCTACATTATATATCCTATGGATTTTGGTTGGTTTTAATTGGTGCAATTTTAGGTTTGATTTTAGGGCCAATGACATTGCCTCCACTGTTTCATCCATCAATGAGTTCTACATATATAATGCCTTATTGGGATCCTGCATGGAGTATGAGCTTTGTATATGTGGCTGCTTTAATGGTTATAATGTCTCTTGCAGTTTCATATTATTCAGTTAATAGTATCTCCTCTGAAAAACCAGCCGATACAATAAGGCCTAAGATGCCTAAGGTTTCATCATCCGGGTTTGTTGAAAAATTTAGTTTCTGGAAACGTTTATCATTTAATGCTCGTTGGAATTACCGTGATGCCAAAAGAAATAAATCTCGTGGACTAATGACTATTATTGGAGTTATGGGTTGTTCTGCACTTTTAGTATGTGCATTTGGAATGTATGATGGGGCAAATGATTTAAAGGAATGGGAATTTTCACATATTAATCATTATGGCTCAAAACTAGTGATTGATGAAGATACAACTGCCTCTGAAGTGGATGAAATAGCTGATAAGGTTAATGGTGATAAAATAATGGAATCAGCTATTGAAATACAATCTGATTCGGCTAAAAAATCGGGTTCGCTTTTAGTTTTAAATGGCACTGATTTAATAACTCCAACTGATGTTAATTGGGATAAGATAAAAATTGATGATGATGAAGTTTCAATTTCACAAAAAATGGCCAATTTGCTGGATGTTGATGTTGGTGACACTATTAAATGGCATATTATGGGTTCAGATAAATGGGTTAAAATAAAAATCGATAAAATCCATGCCGATCCAATTTCACAGGGATTGATCATGTCTGCTGAAAAATTGAAGGATTTGGATATAAACTACACTGCAACTAGCATATTAACTTCTGAGCCAGTTGATGAGAAATATGATGGTGTAAAAGCAGCAAATACTATGGAAGACATGACTTCTAGTTATGATTCACTTATGAGTGCTATGTGGTTATTAATTTATATTTTAATATTCTTTGCTTCCCTTTTAGCAGTTGTTGTACTTTATAATTTAGGATTGTTGTCATTTACAGAAATTGAAAGGGAAATTGCAACATTGAAAGTATTGGGATTCAAAACACGAGCTTTGAGAAAATTATTGTTAACACAAAACTTGTGGTTTACAGCTATTGGATTTATATTTGGTTTGCCTGTAGGTTATTTCATATTGGATGCCATGTGGAAATCATCAGGTGATTCCTTTTTTATAGTTCCTTCAATTTCAATTACCAATTTCCTTTTATCTGCAATAATAACATTTGCATTGTCAATAATTGTAAACCTAATGTTTTCAAGTAAAATTAAAAATCTTGACATGGTAGAATCTCTTAAAAGTGGTGAGTAA
- a CDS encoding ABC transporter permease: MLSKKMVRDIKSHKIQFISIFLMAFLGIFVFVGFGAESFGLEETANTYYNETNLADGWIYSNNVGNDLIDKVKDIESTKDVEKQLVLSSVVDFKNDPDIRLHFLADDDISKFYSVKGEKFDLSDKEGVWLDIRFVEAKNLDIGDNITFKVNGLEIKKEIKGLGYSPEHVYQTSDTSMIPDFDKMGFAYMSYKAFPMADVPYNVLLVKFDGSASDYEHELDDKLGDDYTTFMDRAVNPSFAGFQDETDQHKVMTGFIPLIFIIIAMLTLLTTMTRIISNQRTQIGVLKALGFKNRTIMIHYISYGFWMVLAGSILGFILGPLTIPPVVFDEFTSLYSLPYWLSGFDVSFIFATVAMVILSFLVSYIACRSISKESPSQAIKPKIPKVSSSGLFEKSKIWKKLSFNARWNYRDAKRNKFRALMSIVGVLGCTMIIIASFGAMDSFDEMKSWSYDDINHYSSKLVVEKNATDSQIDDVVEDVDGEKLMEGSIEIKSGDVKKSGVLEVLDDNKLYTPTDTNRNPIEIGDDEVSISQKMADLLGVGVGDTVKWHIMGSDKWVKTKIDRIHGDPTSQGLIISKEKLDDLGIDYNVTSIITSEDVDHNYKGIKTILSIDSLTESWDDMMESSMSMSYLLVVFATLLSIIVLYNLGLLSFTEIKRELATLKVLGFKTDKLRKLLLTQNLWFTTIGFIIGIPLGLLGIQYMFSTMGDSFFISVTLTLKTFVVTFLITYVVSILVNLMFSGKLKRLDMVESLKDNE; encoded by the coding sequence ATGTTATCAAAAAAGATGGTTAGAGATATTAAGAGTCATAAGATTCAATTTATCTCTATATTTTTGATGGCCTTTTTAGGCATTTTTGTATTTGTAGGTTTTGGAGCTGAATCCTTTGGTTTGGAAGAAACTGCAAATACTTATTATAATGAAACAAATCTAGCTGATGGTTGGATTTATTCAAACAATGTTGGTAATGATTTAATTGATAAAGTTAAGGACATTGAATCAACAAAAGATGTAGAAAAACAATTGGTTTTAAGTTCGGTAGTTGATTTTAAAAATGATCCGGACATTAGGCTGCATTTTTTAGCCGATGATGATATATCTAAATTTTATTCGGTTAAAGGTGAAAAATTTGATTTATCTGATAAAGAGGGTGTATGGTTAGATATAAGATTTGTTGAAGCTAAAAATTTAGATATTGGGGATAATATTACTTTTAAAGTTAACGGATTAGAAATCAAAAAGGAAATTAAAGGTTTAGGATATTCTCCAGAGCATGTTTATCAAACCTCAGACACTTCAATGATTCCAGATTTTGATAAAATGGGTTTCGCTTACATGTCTTATAAAGCATTTCCAATGGCTGATGTTCCATATAATGTTTTACTTGTTAAATTTGATGGAAGTGCGAGTGATTATGAACATGAACTTGATGATAAATTAGGCGATGATTACACTACATTTATGGACAGGGCTGTCAATCCAAGTTTTGCAGGGTTTCAAGATGAAACTGATCAACACAAAGTGATGACAGGATTTATTCCATTAATATTTATTATTATTGCAATGTTAACCTTATTAACTACAATGACAAGAATAATTTCAAATCAAAGAACTCAAATAGGTGTTTTAAAAGCATTAGGATTTAAAAATCGCACAATAATGATTCATTATATTTCATATGGATTTTGGATGGTTTTAGCAGGAAGCATTCTAGGTTTTATTTTAGGACCTTTAACAATACCTCCAGTGGTGTTTGATGAATTTACATCATTGTATAGTTTACCTTATTGGTTAAGTGGTTTTGATGTTAGTTTTATTTTTGCAACTGTAGCCATGGTCATTTTGTCATTTTTAGTTTCATATATTGCATGTAGGAGTATTTCAAAAGAAAGTCCTTCACAAGCTATAAAGCCAAAAATTCCAAAGGTCTCCTCTTCAGGACTATTTGAGAAATCTAAAATTTGGAAAAAATTATCGTTTAATGCTCGTTGGAATTATCGTGATGCTAAAAGAAATAAATTCAGAGCATTAATGAGTATTGTTGGTGTTTTAGGTTGTACAATGATTATTATTGCTTCATTTGGAGCTATGGATAGTTTTGATGAAATGAAATCATGGTCTTATGATGACATTAATCATTACTCTTCAAAATTAGTTGTTGAAAAAAATGCAACTGATTCTCAAATTGATGATGTTGTTGAGGATGTTGATGGTGAAAAATTAATGGAAGGTTCAATTGAGATTAAATCGGGGGACGTTAAAAAATCGGGAGTTTTAGAAGTCCTTGACGATAATAAACTGTACACTCCAACCGATACTAATAGAAATCCTATTGAAATTGGGGATGATGAAGTTTCAATTTCACAAAAAATGGCTGATTTATTGGGTGTTGGTGTCGGTGATACTGTTAAATGGCACATAATGGGTTCAGATAAATGGGTAAAAACAAAAATTGATAGAATTCATGGTGACCCAACTTCTCAAGGTTTAATAATATCTAAAGAAAAATTAGATGATTTGGGTATTGATTATAATGTAACTAGCATAATCACTTCAGAAGATGTGGATCATAATTATAAGGGCATCAAAACAATTCTTTCAATTGATTCTTTAACTGAAAGTTGGGATGATATGATGGAATCATCTATGAGTATGAGTTATTTATTGGTAGTATTTGCAACATTATTATCAATAATTGTATTGTATAATTTGGGTTTATTGTCTTTCACTGAAATTAAACGTGAATTAGCTACTCTAAAAGTTTTAGGTTTCAAAACAGATAAACTAAGGAAATTGCTTTTAACACAAAATTTATGGTTTACTACCATTGGATTTATAATTGGAATTCCTTTGGGATTGTTGGGAATACAGTATATGTTTTCAACAATGGGCGATTCATTTTTCATATCTGTAACTTTAACACTTAAAACATTTGTTGTAACCTTTTTAATCACATATGTGGTTTCAATTTTAGTAAACTTAATGTTTTCAGGTAAACTCAAGAGATTAGACATGGTTGAATCACTTAAAGATAATGAGTAG
- a CDS encoding DUF2249 domain-containing protein — MSYDNWKDKISEFKVKDVRGLSGNFFPALKKLAMKIEKDNGLEVIQTFDPIPLYEVMEDLGFEHHTEKVDDHEFHAYFYRIEVKQPTKDIPMRPVALTNMPIIDDGLGEVAVQFWDLTWSDENRFLDYETRLLLSLTNAVGAGRMRQATRELVKGYIHGIDSRALDDVFELFAWNQGIGYFSSEIGPSTLFNAYKTIKKMEEKGVERPEICAKLKEEFGEKNPDVKVI; from the coding sequence ATGTCTTATGATAATTGGAAAGATAAAATTTCTGAATTTAAAGTAAAAGATGTTAGAGGATTATCTGGAAACTTTTTTCCAGCATTAAAAAAACTTGCAATGAAAATAGAAAAAGATAATGGTTTGGAGGTTATTCAAACTTTTGATCCAATTCCTTTATATGAAGTAATGGAAGATTTGGGATTTGAACATCATACAGAAAAAGTAGATGACCATGAATTCCATGCATATTTCTACAGAATAGAAGTAAAACAACCTACTAAAGACATTCCAATGAGGCCAGTTGCACTTACAAACATGCCAATAATCGATGATGGTCTGGGGGAGGTAGCGGTACAATTTTGGGATTTGACTTGGAGTGATGAAAATCGTTTTCTTGATTATGAAACAAGATTGTTGCTGTCACTAACTAATGCTGTTGGTGCTGGAAGAATGCGTCAGGCAACACGAGAACTTGTTAAAGGTTACATTCATGGAATTGATTCAAGAGCATTAGATGATGTGTTTGAACTTTTTGCTTGGAATCAAGGAATTGGATACTTTAGTTCTGAAATCGGGCCATCAACACTATTTAATGCATATAAGACCATTAAAAAGATGGAAGAAAAAGGTGTTGAAAGACCAGAAATATGTGCTAAACTCAAAGAAGAATTTGGCGAGAAAAATCCTGATGTTAAGGTGATTTAA
- a CDS encoding DUF1858 domain-containing protein, producing the protein MVEITPDTKLMDLIKKYPFLKDELPKTNTKFKMLKTPMAKVMMRKADISDMSKRSGISVDELILILDKIIESH; encoded by the coding sequence TTGGTTGAAATTACACCAGACACTAAATTGATGGATTTAATAAAAAAATATCCTTTTTTAAAAGATGAACTTCCAAAAACAAATACAAAATTTAAAATGCTTAAAACTCCTATGGCTAAAGTCATGATGAGAAAAGCGGATATTTCAGATATGAGTAAACGCTCTGGAATTAGTGTTGATGAGCTTATTTTAATTTTAGATAAAATAATTGAATCTCACTAA
- a CDS encoding ABC transporter permease — translation MAFLGIFAYCGIYAEYYGLEQTSSQFYMDTNLADGWIYNNDFDEAAINKINEFSTQSDRQAVVQSVVDMEGKPDITLHFTKDGSVSKFYSTEGEDFNPSDKSGVWLDKRFADARDLHIGDKIKFEFDNQTFKKEIKGLGYSPEYIYETSSSSLTPDFSQIGFAYLSSGAYPGDIEYNTVLVKYNHSDRYFKDKLDDSIDYLSFTKQSDQLSVAKFGDEMAQHKMIGDVFPIVFVLVTFLTLLTTMTRIISNQRTQIGILKAVGFKDKSIILHYISYGFLPVLAGAILGLLAGPMIIPQMFYPSMMARYSMPAWNPGFDMSFIYITVLMVASSVFVTYISCIRISKENPANTMRPKAPGNSSKMLIEKMKMWNHLNFNIRWNIRNARRNKFRALMTIVGVMGCVALLIAAFGMNDSMNELKSWEYEDISHYGAKLSLSQDANPMELYYILNETGGSFIMQQSMELKANGMEDTATLLVTNNTDLISYTDSNRNPIDIDEGDVSISKKLAERFNLSIGDKIKWHIVGNDKWVSSKIGQIHAEPVSQGLIMSPDTLEDQGLNFTPTSILTPDEFGEHFDSIKSETSIDKMEKSWNQMTSSVMMMVYVVTVVAVIMAFLVLYNLGILSFTEMEREIATLKVLGFKTNVLRKLLLTQNLFFTAIGFILGIPLGFYFMTLMMNAAGDSLYYIPSLTWGNILLAAFITFSISVGVNLLFSDKIGDLHMVEALKDIE, via the coding sequence ATGGCATTTTTGGGCATTTTTGCTTACTGTGGTATTTATGCTGAATATTATGGGCTAGAGCAAACCTCAAGTCAGTTTTACATGGATACTAATCTTGCTGATGGGTGGATTTACAATAACGATTTTGATGAGGCAGCTATTAATAAAATTAACGAATTTTCAACGCAATCAGATAGGCAAGCTGTAGTTCAATCAGTAGTTGACATGGAGGGCAAGCCAGACATAACGCTGCATTTCACCAAAGACGGGTCGGTTTCTAAATTTTATTCAACTGAAGGTGAAGATTTCAATCCTTCAGATAAATCTGGAGTATGGTTAGATAAACGTTTTGCTGATGCTAGGGATTTGCATATTGGGGATAAAATCAAATTTGAATTTGACAATCAAACATTTAAAAAAGAAATTAAAGGTTTGGGATATTCTCCTGAATACATTTACGAAACTTCTTCAAGTTCCCTCACTCCTGATTTTTCACAAATAGGATTTGCATATTTGTCTAGCGGGGCATATCCTGGAGACATTGAATATAATACGGTACTTGTCAAATATAACCATTCAGATAGGTATTTTAAAGATAAATTAGATGATTCGATTGATTATTTATCATTTACAAAACAATCCGACCAACTTAGTGTTGCGAAATTTGGAGATGAAATGGCGCAGCATAAAATGATTGGGGATGTTTTCCCAATAGTGTTTGTTTTAGTTACTTTTCTAACACTTTTAACCACGATGACAAGAATTATTTCCAATCAGAGAACTCAAATTGGAATTCTAAAGGCAGTTGGTTTTAAAGACAAATCAATAATTTTACATTATATTTCATATGGATTCTTGCCGGTTTTAGCTGGAGCTATTTTGGGATTACTTGCAGGACCTATGATTATTCCTCAAATGTTTTATCCATCAATGATGGCGCGTTATAGTATGCCTGCTTGGAATCCTGGATTTGATATGAGTTTTATTTATATTACAGTATTGATGGTTGCATCATCTGTTTTTGTAACTTATATTTCATGTATAAGAATTTCAAAAGAAAATCCCGCCAATACTATGAGGCCTAAAGCACCAGGCAATTCTTCTAAAATGCTTATTGAAAAAATGAAAATGTGGAATCATTTAAATTTCAATATTCGTTGGAACATAAGGAATGCGAGAAGAAATAAATTCAGAGCTTTAATGACAATTGTAGGGGTAATGGGATGTGTTGCACTTTTAATAGCTGCATTCGGCATGAATGATAGTATGAATGAATTAAAATCATGGGAATATGAGGATATAAGTCATTATGGGGCTAAACTCTCTTTATCTCAGGATGCAAATCCCATGGAATTGTATTATATTTTAAATGAAACTGGTGGTAGCTTTATAATGCAACAATCTATGGAACTTAAAGCTAATGGTATGGAAGACACGGCAACGCTTTTAGTTACAAATAACACTGATTTAATATCTTATACTGATAGTAATCGAAATCCTATTGATATTGATGAGGGTGATGTTTCAATTTCTAAAAAACTTGCTGAGAGATTTAATTTAAGCATTGGAGATAAAATTAAATGGCATATTGTTGGAAATGATAAGTGGGTAAGCTCTAAAATAGGTCAAATTCATGCAGAACCAGTATCACAAGGTTTAATAATGTCTCCAGACACTTTAGAAGATCAGGGTTTAAATTTCACTCCAACTTCCATATTAACACCTGACGAGTTTGGAGAACACTTTGATTCAATTAAATCTGAGACAAGTATTGATAAAATGGAAAAAAGTTGGAATCAGATGACTTCATCTGTAATGATGATGGTTTATGTTGTAACTGTTGTAGCAGTTATAATGGCCTTTTTAGTGTTATATAATTTAGGTATTTTATCATTTACTGAAATGGAGAGGGAAATCGCAACTTTAAAAGTTTTAGGGTTTAAAACAAATGTGCTAAGGAAATTACTCCTCACTCAGAACTTGTTTTTCACAGCCATTGGATTTATTTTAGGAATTCCATTGGGATTTTACTTCATGACCTTGATGATGAATGCTGCAGGGGATTCTTTGTATTATATTCCTTCTTTAACTTGGGGAAATATTTTACTCGCTGCTTTTATAACGTTTTCAATATCTGTTGGTGTTAATTTATTGTTTTCAGATAAAATTGGTGATTTGCATATGGTTGAAGCACTTAAAGATATTGAATAA
- a CDS encoding DUF2124 domain-containing protein — MEDAYEWKGLNGQLATFKKEVGDAQKITYIGSPGVCTPFAEFMAYAVRDKENHFIPLLDIEECHEFESKSYAMVLKDEVSDPHDSDVVVLLGGLSMPKYDVDTDELMSLVNSILKEDGQLMGFCFMDMFTKAGWLERIDFDCVINGTLIGTVKK; from the coding sequence ATGGAAGACGCATATGAATGGAAAGGATTAAATGGACAATTAGCAACTTTTAAAAAAGAAGTTGGAGATGCTCAGAAGATTACTTATATTGGATCTCCAGGTGTTTGTACTCCATTTGCCGAGTTTATGGCTTATGCAGTAAGAGATAAGGAAAATCATTTCATTCCATTATTGGATATTGAGGAATGTCATGAATTTGAGTCAAAATCATATGCTATGGTTTTAAAAGATGAAGTATCTGATCCTCATGATTCTGATGTTGTAGTATTGTTGGGTGGGCTTTCAATGCCTAAATATGATGTTGATACTGATGAGTTAATGAGTTTAGTTAATAGTATCTTAAAAGAGGACGGTCAGTTAATGGGATTTTGTTTCATGGACATGTTCACTAAAGCTGGCTGGCTTGAAAGAATAGATTTTGACTGTGTTATTAATGGTACTTTAATTGGTACTGTTAAAAAGTAA
- a CDS encoding metalloregulator ArsR/SmtB family transcription factor, translated as MENNNLEKKNYDMCEVFNSHEDVVERIKERIPNENEFTDLSEFFKIFGNPTRLKIISLLSIEDLCVCDICEALDLNQTTVSNQLRILRANNIVKYQKEGKLARYSLTDLHIEMIYKVGLEHILE; from the coding sequence ATGGAAAATAATAATCTTGAAAAGAAAAATTATGATATGTGTGAAGTTTTCAACTCTCATGAAGATGTTGTTGAACGTATTAAAGAACGTATACCTAATGAAAATGAATTCACTGATCTTTCAGAGTTTTTTAAAATATTTGGAAATCCAACAAGATTAAAAATTATTTCCCTGCTTAGCATTGAAGATTTATGTGTATGTGACATTTGTGAGGCACTTGATTTAAACCAAACAACTGTTTCAAATCAATTAAGAATCTTACGTGCTAATAACATTGTTAAATATCAAAAAGAAGGAAAACTGGCAAGATATTCTCTTACAGACCTTCACATTGAAATGATTTACAAAGTAGGTTTGGAACATATATTAGAATAA